A genomic segment from Bacillus cereus G9842 encodes:
- a CDS encoding MerR family transcriptional regulator, which produces MRIGELSKETGVSERSLRHYEEKGLLPSKRLANGYRDFDKSAIEKVELIQMYLQIGLNLEETARMLRCLAIEPHLYDNPCSSILTLYEDKLNEVTKQISLLSNIQTNLQKHVSLLKQAKEKG; this is translated from the coding sequence TTGCGAATTGGAGAATTATCAAAAGAAACTGGCGTTAGTGAAAGATCACTAAGACATTACGAAGAAAAGGGACTACTCCCTTCTAAGCGCCTCGCAAATGGCTACCGTGATTTTGATAAAAGTGCCATCGAAAAAGTGGAGCTTATTCAAATGTACTTACAAATTGGCTTAAATTTAGAAGAGACGGCAAGGATGCTGCGTTGCCTTGCAATTGAACCGCACCTATACGACAATCCGTGCAGCAGCATTCTTACGCTTTATGAAGATAAACTCAATGAAGTAACAAAGCAAATCTCATTGCTTTCCAACATTCAAACAAATTTGCAAAAACACGTTTCACTCCTAAAACAAGCAAAAGAAAAGGGATGA
- a CDS encoding flavodoxin family protein: MFVIHGSSRKNGNTEALTHMMIDGIETEQIYLRDHTVYPITDKRHDAEGFQPVNDDYEQLTKRMLEHDTIIFATPLYWYGMSGHMKNFVDRWSQSLRDTSLHFKEKMKGKKMYVVIVGGDNPKLKALPLIAQFQYIFDFVGSSFEGYIIGDANGLDEIQNDAEALAKAQLYNNKFKNSEQK, from the coding sequence ATGTTTGTTATACATGGCAGTTCAAGAAAAAACGGAAATACGGAAGCTTTAACACATATGATGATTGATGGAATTGAAACAGAACAAATTTATTTACGTGATCACACAGTCTATCCTATTACAGATAAGCGTCATGATGCAGAAGGATTCCAACCTGTAAATGATGATTATGAGCAGTTAACGAAACGCATGTTAGAGCACGACACAATTATCTTTGCTACACCGCTATACTGGTACGGAATGAGCGGACATATGAAAAACTTCGTCGATCGTTGGTCACAAAGCTTGCGCGATACATCTCTTCATTTCAAAGAAAAAATGAAAGGCAAAAAAATGTATGTTGTCATCGTTGGCGGAGACAATCCAAAACTGAAAGCATTGCCGCTTATCGCTCAGTTTCAATACATCTTTGATTTTGTTGGTTCATCATTTGAAGGATATATTATTGGGGATGCGAATGGACTAGATGAAATCCAAAACGATGCTGAGGCGCTGGCAAAAGCACAATTGTATAATAATAAATTCAAAAATAGCGAACAGAAATAA